A single region of the Amphiura filiformis chromosome 7, Afil_fr2py, whole genome shotgun sequence genome encodes:
- the LOC140158050 gene encoding uncharacterized protein has protein sequence MVVIKKTDVHDFTKHINSVHDAIKFTFEEESDNCIPMLDTMITRNPNGCLSFCVYRKPTHTDQYLDFASHQPLEHKLGVIRTLTHRAKTICSDQDTLNTELRHVKRALSVCGYTKWAWNTPQSRKLDPKPNARKDTAPPKGHITLPYFQGVTEPLSRKIRKSGVVVHVRPDNTIRSIVSCTKGQAQERRPLRCNL, from the coding sequence ATGGTGGTGATCAAGAAAACAGATGTTCATGATTTTACTAAGCACATCAATTCGGTGCATGATGCTATCAAATTCACATTTGAAGAGGAGAGCGATAACTGTATTCCCATGCTGGACACAATGATCACCAGAAATCCTAACGGCTGTTTGTCTTTCTGTGTGTACAGAAAACCCACCCACACCGACCAGTATTTGGATTTCGCAAGCCACCAACCTTTGGAACATAAACTCGGTGTAATAAGAACATTAACCCATCGTGCAAAGACCATCTGCTCAGATCAAGATACGCTTAATACAGAACTCCGTCATGTTAAACGTGCTCTTTCAGTCTGCGGCTATACCAAATGGGCATGGAATACCCCACAAAGTCGCAAACTGGATCCTAAGCCAAACGCACGCAAGGATACTGCACCGCCCAAAGGACATATAACCTTACCATATTTTCAGGGGGTAACAGAACCCTTGAGCAGGAAAATTCGCAAGTCTGGTGTTGTGGTCCATGTACGCCCCGATAATACCATTCGCAGCATTGTTAGTTGCACCAAAGGACAAGCCCAAGAAAGAAGACCGCTCAGGTGCAATCTATAG